Proteins encoded together in one Cicer arietinum cultivar CDC Frontier isolate Library 1 chromosome 4, Cicar.CDCFrontier_v2.0, whole genome shotgun sequence window:
- the LOC101509597 gene encoding pentatricopeptide repeat-containing protein At3g23020-like: MFVKLQLLYSHTPIFANGSANIDKTEQLSNTIRKQRLPLNNGTTIVKRGQGSGVRKYQDTQLKKQGLEKNSEDGVFQKRKIGVHTKCSTKWVSYGGIIPSILKDLNKIQSVEEALRPWENKINNKERSIILKQQLKWDRALEIFYWFSDNSHELNVIHYNIMIRIVGKARKWMVLEGLWNQMNARGIVATNSTYGTLIDVYSKAGLREDALFWLETMLEHGIEPDEVTMVIVVQLYKRAGEFQKAEEFFRKWSLGEPLRPNNNHLMAAPESGERTSLSDASFGSHTYNTLIDTYGKAGQLKEASETFVKMLKQGVPPTTVTFNTMIHICGNHGRLEEVSSLLQKMEELQCSPDTRTYNTLISLHTKHNDIDMATKYFKRMKEVCLEPDLVSYRTLLYAYSIRKMVCEAEELITEMDEKGLEIDQFTQSALTRMYIEAXXXXXXXXXFKRFHMAGNMTPECYAANIDAYGEHGHILEAEKVFHWCQERKKLSVLEFNVMIKVYGIGKCYDKVCLLFDSMDTHGVAADRCSYSSLIQILASADRPYIAKPYLKKMQVAGLVTNCIPYCAVISSFVKLGQLEMAEGVYKEMIGHGVKPDVIVYGVLINALSDVGRVKEAISYVDEMKRVGLPGNSVIYNSLIKLYTKVGYLKEAQETYKLLQLSEEGPAVYSSNCMIGLYTKQSMVDQAKEIFETLKNNGTANEFSFAMMLCLYKNIERFDDAIQIANQMRKLGLLTDSLSYNNVLDLYAAAGRPKEAIETFKDMVRGSIQLDDRSFKSLRTLLLRYGASRQALDKLQVSMKKDAFHGLQAWMSALTSVLEIDDYESE; encoded by the exons ATGTTTGTGAAGCTTCAACTCTTGTACTCCCACACACCCATATTTGCAAATGGAAGCGCTAATATAGACAAAACGGAACAACTTTCCAACACGATTAGAAAACAGAGACTCCCTCTCAACAACGGAACCACCATCGTTAAACGCGGACAAGGAAGCGGAGTTCGAAAATATCAAGACACCCAGTTGAAGAAACAGGGTCTGGAAAAGAATTCAGAGGATGGAGTTTTTCAAAAGAGGAAAATTGGTGTGCACACCAAATGTTCGACGAAATGGGTCAGTTATGGTGGAATCATTCCTTCCATTTTAAAAGACTTGAATAAGATTCAGAGTGTTGAGGAGGCTTTAAGACCTTGGGAAAATAAGATTAACAATAAAGAAAGGAGTATTATTTTGAAGCAGCAGCTTAAATGGGATAGAGCTTTGGAAATTTTTTATTGGTTCAGTGATAACTCTCATGAATTGAATGTGATTCATTATAACATTATGATTAGGATTGTTGGTAAAGCGCGGAAGTGGATGGTTTTGGAGGGTTTGTGGAATCAGATGAATGCTAGAGGGATTGTTGCCACGAATTCTACGTATGGAACTTTGATTGATGTTTATAGCAAAGCTGGACTTAGAGAAGATGCACTTTTTTGGCTTGAGACTATGCTGGAACATGGAATTGAACCTGATGAGGTCACTATGGTGATTGTAGTTCAACTGTATAAGAGAGCAGGAGAGTTTCAGAAAGCGGAGGAGTTTTTCAGAAAGTGGTCATTAGGTGAACCTTTGAGGCCAAACAACAATCATTTGATGGCTGCTCCGGAATCAGGCGAGAGGACATCGTTATCCGATGCTTCTTTTGGGTCACATACATATAACACTTTGATTGATACATATGGAAAGGCTGGTCAGCTTAAAGAAGCTTCTGAGACTTTTGTTAAGATGCTTAAACAAGGTGTACCACCTACCACGGTGACATTCAATACGATGATTCACATTTGTGGAAACCATGGACGGTTAGAGGAAGTAAGTTCACTTCTGCAGAAAATGGAGGAGCTGCAATGCTCACCTGACACAAGGACCTATAATACTCTTATCTCTTTGCATACTAAGCACAATGATATTGATATGGCTACTAAATATTTTAAGAGAATGAAGGAGGTCTGTCTCGAGCCTGATCTTGTGAGTTACCGTACCCTCTTGTATGCATACTCAATAAGGAAAATGGTTTGTGAAGCAGAAGAGCTTATTACAGAGATGGACGAGAAAGGCCTCGAAATTGATCAGTTCACTCAGTCTGCTTTGACTCGGATGTACATTGAAGC NNNNNNNNNNNNNNNNNNNNNNNNNNNGTTTAAGAGGTTTCATATGGCTGGCAATATGACACCTGAGTGCTATGCTGCCAACATTGATGCATATGGGGAGCATGGTCATATTTTGGAAGCTGAGAAAGTCTTCCATTGGTGCCAAGAACGAAAGAAACTCAGTGTCCTTGAGTTCAATGTGATGATTAAGGTTTATGGTATAGGGAAATGCTACGATAAAGTGTGTCTATTGTTTGATAGTATGGATACGCACGGTGTAGCTGCAGATAGATGCAGTTATAGTTCTCTCATTCAAATTTTGGCCAGTGCTGACCGGCCATACATTGCCAAaccttatttgaaaaaaatgcaGGTGGCAGGATTAGTGACTAATTGCATCCCATATTGTGCTGTGATTTCCAGTTTTGTAAAATTAGGGCAATTGGAAATGGCAGAAGGTGTGTACAAGGAAATGATTGGACATGGTGTGAAGCCTGATGTTATAGTTTACGGGGTATTGATCAACGCTCTTTCTGATGTGGGAAGGGTTAAAGAAGCCATAAGTTATGTCGATGAAATGAAAAGAGTTGGCTTGCCGGGGAATTCAGTTATATATAATTCTTTGATTAAGTTGTATACAAAAGTTGGTTACCTGAAAGAAGCACAAGAAACATACAAGTTGCTTCAATTATCAGAAGAAGGTCCTGCAGTATATTCTTCAAATTGTATGATTGGTCTTTATACTAAACAATCTATGGTTGACCAAGCAAAAGAGATATTTGAGACCTTAAAGAATAATGGAACTGCAAATGAGTTCTCCTTCGCGATGATGTTGTGTTTGTACAAGAACATTGAAAGGTTTGACGATGCCATTCAAATTGCAAATCAGATGAGAAAATTAGGACTCTTGACAGATTCATTAAGTTATAATAATGTACTTGACCTGTATGCTGCTGCTGGGAGACCTAAGGAAGCAATAGAGACTTTCAAGGACATGGTAAGAGGTTCAATTCAACTTGATGATCGTAGTTTTAAATCACTCAGAACTCTTTTGCTTAGATATGGAGCATCAAGACAAGCTCTTGACAAATTACAAGTATCGATGAAAAAGGACGCATTCCATGGTTTGCAGGCATGGATGTCAGCACTCACAAGTGTGCTTGAAATAGATGATTATGAAAGCGAATAG